In uncultured Bacteroides sp., one genomic interval encodes:
- a CDS encoding S41 family peptidase, which translates to MRIVNQAISRSFILFSFLLFLHISNCYSANPAIIEWKKKELTEEFKNRLCALSDVYGYVRYFYPNDNLKDFDWFNFLIYSIKEIEGCKSEKDFNQKLYQLFSPLCPDLSINNNFSKPKRYSSGSFYIQERSMLENRELNSEIKEISAYSAEYPKPDSLYTFILNPQLTVSFPIALSELPKKNEQLTILIDSCKNRWDEKSMYYLLASEPFARIANEIMRCNIVQHFYPYYFEDKLDVTWRKSYKDYYNKIANSNNSSNYYYLVCNMMNLVKDNHVYLTFNMLGASSTKKIPGIETVILDNKLLIKNVLAPYDSVIHIGDRIIKINNMEAESFIKGKLNSLSYSTLESGLTKLTSSNEIFSSYARDSVLNLTMKNSEGKESDVAVKINLFRPAFVADKEFIKCFDGNEYYINLKDPQLISYDKFKAYISEINKGKGVIFDMRSYPTTDVFSILANITDSILSLGNLNEVHYYFPNHINPVPKPTEKWFIAPSTSAMNKDYSKKFEYPLPVNEKITVPCVFLVNSFSMSFMETVIDIIKNYKLGILIGENTSGCNGDTPRFKLPFASFSMTFAKFLNRDGSQHHGIGIKPDIYVENKDINTDAQLEAAKKYLDVLASHTSK; encoded by the coding sequence ATGAGAATAGTAAATCAGGCAATAAGCAGATCTTTCATTCTTTTTTCTTTCTTGTTATTTTTGCATATTTCTAACTGTTATAGTGCTAATCCTGCAATAATAGAGTGGAAGAAAAAAGAGTTAACGGAAGAATTCAAAAATCGTTTATGTGCCTTGTCTGATGTTTATGGCTATGTGCGTTATTTCTATCCTAATGATAATTTGAAGGATTTCGACTGGTTTAACTTTCTCATTTATTCCATAAAAGAAATAGAGGGCTGCAAGTCGGAAAAAGATTTTAATCAGAAACTATATCAACTATTTTCTCCTTTATGTCCTGATCTTAGCATAAATAATAACTTCTCAAAGCCGAAACGTTATTCTTCCGGTTCTTTTTATATACAGGAACGTAGTATGCTTGAGAATAGGGAATTAAATAGCGAAATAAAAGAAATAAGCGCGTATTCTGCGGAATATCCCAAACCGGACTCATTATATACATTCATTCTTAATCCCCAATTAACTGTTTCTTTTCCTATTGCATTATCAGAATTGCCTAAGAAAAATGAACAGCTTACCATACTAATAGATTCTTGTAAAAATAGATGGGATGAGAAATCTATGTATTATTTACTGGCATCAGAACCTTTTGCACGAATAGCAAATGAAATTATGCGTTGCAATATCGTTCAACATTTTTATCCGTATTATTTTGAAGATAAACTTGATGTTACCTGGAGGAAGTCATATAAAGACTATTATAATAAAATAGCAAATAGTAATAATTCTAGTAATTATTACTATTTAGTATGCAACATGATGAATTTAGTAAAAGATAACCATGTATATTTGACCTTCAACATGCTAGGAGCATCATCAACAAAAAAAATTCCTGGAATTGAAACTGTGATTCTGGATAATAAATTGCTTATAAAGAATGTGCTTGCACCCTACGACTCTGTTATTCACATAGGAGATCGGATTATTAAGATTAATAATATGGAAGCCGAATCTTTTATAAAAGGAAAATTGAATAGCTTATCCTACTCAACTTTAGAAAGTGGATTAACAAAGCTTACTTCTTCCAATGAGATTTTTAGTAGTTATGCAAGAGACTCTGTTCTAAATCTGACTATGAAGAACTCTGAAGGGAAAGAATCAGATGTGGCTGTAAAAATAAACTTGTTTCGACCTGCTTTTGTTGCCGATAAAGAATTTATTAAATGTTTTGATGGGAATGAATATTATATAAATCTGAAAGATCCTCAATTAATCAGTTACGATAAGTTCAAAGCCTATATTTCAGAAATAAATAAAGGCAAAGGGGTTATTTTTGATATGCGAAGTTATCCTACTACAGATGTATTCAGCATCTTAGCTAATATCACAGATTCAATTCTTTCTTTAGGGAATCTTAATGAAGTACATTACTATTTTCCCAATCACATTAATCCTGTTCCTAAACCCACGGAAAAATGGTTTATAGCTCCTTCAACGTCAGCAATGAATAAAGACTATTCAAAGAAGTTTGAATATCCATTACCAGTCAACGAGAAAATAACCGTGCCTTGTGTGTTCTTAGTTAATTCATTTTCAATGAGTTTCATGGAAACGGTGATAGATATAATCAAGAATTATAAATTAGGAATCCTTATAGGAGAGAATACTTCAGGTTGCAATGGAGATACGCCTCGTTTTAAATTACCCTTTGCATCATTTTCAATGACATTTGCTAAATTCTTAAACAGAGACGGATCTCAACATCACGGGATAGGTATAAAACCAGATATTTACGTAGAAAACAAAGATATAAATACAGATGCTCAATTAGAGGCTGCGAAAAAATATTTAGATGTTTTAGCATCTCACACCTCCAAATAA
- a CDS encoding thiamine phosphate synthase yields the protein MKLIAVTTPYFFIEEDKIITALFEEGLDILHLRKPETCAMYSERLLTLIPEKYHKKIVTHEHFYMKKEFGLMGIHLNSRNSKKPEEYEGHVSCSCHSIEEVKQKKEFYDYVFMSPVFDSISKEGYNSQYTPEELRKAAKDGIIDNNVVALGGITADNILQIKDFGFGGAALLGDIWGKFDFCNDENYLAIIKHFRKLKEIVD from the coding sequence ATGAAACTGATTGCTGTTACTACTCCCTATTTTTTTATTGAAGAAGATAAAATTATCACTGCTCTATTTGAGGAAGGACTGGATATACTCCATTTAAGAAAACCCGAAACTTGTGCAATGTATTCAGAACGCTTGCTAACGCTTATCCCTGAAAAATATCACAAGAAGATTGTTACTCACGAACATTTCTATATGAAAAAGGAATTTGGGTTGATGGGTATTCACCTCAATTCCAGAAACTCCAAGAAACCGGAAGAATATGAAGGACATGTAAGCTGTTCATGTCACTCTATAGAGGAAGTAAAACAAAAGAAAGAGTTTTATGATTATGTGTTTATGAGTCCGGTTTTCGATAGTATCTCAAAAGAGGGATATAATTCTCAATATACTCCCGAGGAATTAAGAAAAGCAGCAAAAGATGGTATTATAGATAATAATGTAGTAGCATTAGGAGGCATTACTGCCGATAATATTCTGCAAATAAAGGATTTTGGATTTGGAGGTGCCGCCTTGCTTGGAGATATCTGGGGCAAATTTGATTTCTGTAATGACGAGAATTATTTAGCAATAATAAAACATTTCAGAAAATTAAAAGAAATT